One part of the Marinobacterium rhizophilum genome encodes these proteins:
- a CDS encoding arginyltransferase, with amino-acid sequence MTTLRQLHFYSTPEHECSYIPGRMARTLFVDPQAIISTDAYSQLSELGFRRSGRHIYRPHCEGCQACVSVRIPVDSYRPGKSQKRVLNRNRDLSCQRVMPIMTDEHYALYARYINSRHADGDMYPPSAEQFRAFLVEGHDSSFFFEVRLNDQLLAVAVTDQLAQGLSAIYTFYDPDLGKRSLGTYCILTQIEQTRQLGLPYLYLGYWVKQCQKMSYKIGYRPLQLLLDGHWSELR; translated from the coding sequence GTGACCACCCTGCGACAACTGCACTTTTACTCCACACCAGAGCACGAGTGCAGTTACATCCCCGGCCGCATGGCCCGCACCCTCTTTGTGGACCCCCAGGCCATCATCAGCACGGACGCCTACAGCCAGCTGTCAGAGCTGGGGTTTCGTCGCAGCGGCAGGCACATCTATCGCCCGCACTGCGAAGGCTGCCAGGCCTGCGTCTCGGTGCGCATACCGGTGGACAGCTACAGACCCGGAAAAAGCCAGAAACGCGTCCTGAACCGCAACCGGGACCTGTCGTGTCAGCGCGTGATGCCGATCATGACCGACGAGCATTACGCCCTCTATGCGCGCTATATCAACTCCCGCCATGCCGACGGTGATATGTACCCCCCCTCGGCGGAACAGTTCCGCGCCTTCCTGGTAGAGGGGCACGACAGCAGCTTTTTCTTCGAAGTACGCCTGAATGATCAGCTCCTGGCCGTTGCCGTGACCGACCAGCTGGCCCAGGGACTCTCCGCGATCTATACCTTCTACGACCCGGACCTCGGCAAGCGGAGCCTGGGAACCTACTGCATCCTCACCCAGATAGAACAGACCCGCCAGTTGGGCCTGCCCTATCTCTACCTGGGTTACTGGGTGAAGCAATGCCAGAAAATGAGCTACAAGATTGGCTACCGGCCGCTGCAATTGCTGCTTGATGGCCACTGGAGCGAACTGCGATAG
- the cspD gene encoding cold shock domain-containing protein CspD — protein sequence MQTGKVKWFNNAKGYGFILSDDHNEDLFAHYSAIQSDGYRSLKAGQLVEFETQPGPKGTHAVNIKPLGTN from the coding sequence ATGCAGACAGGGAAAGTAAAGTGGTTCAACAACGCAAAAGGATATGGATTTATTCTGTCGGATGACCACAACGAGGACTTGTTCGCCCACTACTCGGCGATTCAGTCCGATGGCTACCGCAGCCTCAAGGCAGGACAACTGGTTGAGTTCGAAACCCAGCCAGGCCCCAAGGGAACGCACGCCGTCAACATCAAGCCCCTGGGTACGAACTAA
- the clpA gene encoding ATP-dependent Clp protease ATP-binding subunit ClpA — protein MLNRELEETLSAAFRVARDKRHEFMTVEHLLLALLDNREAQGVLNACGADIAKLRQSLTTFIDETTPLLPENIPNMETQPTLGFQRVLQRAVFHVQSSGRHEVTGANVLVAIFSEQESQAVFVLQQQGVERIDAVNYISHGISRVSDHEAQDHEVSVDSEAGDDKDKSALSKYAVNLNILAQQGRIDPLVGRDAEVERVIQILSRRRKNNPLLVGEAGVGKTAIAEGLAKLIVEEQVPSVIADSVVYSLDLGALLAGTKYRGDFEKRLKALLGEIRSQEHSILFIDEIHTIIGAGAASGGSMDASNLLKPMLSSGEIRCIGSTTYQEFRGIFEKDRALARRFQKIDVLEPSVLDTYQILKGLKNRFEQHHQLKYTDAALRAASELADRYINDKHMPDKAIDVIDEAGAYQRLMPEESRTLLIDVPEVEIVVAKIARIPPKSVSASDKDLLKKLDSNLKMVVLGQEQAIDTLSSAIKLSRAGLKEANKPVGCFLFAGPTGVGKTEVTSQLARILGIELVRFDMSEYMERHTVSRLIGAPPGYVGYDQGGLLTEAVTKSPHCVLLLDEIEKAHPEVFNLLLQVMDNGTLTDNNGRKADFRNVIMVMTTNAGAEAMTRPSIGFTHQNHASDGMAAIRRMFTPEFRNRLDGIIQFKSLSPEIIRGVVDKFLTELQAQLDEKKVVLHVDDSACAWLAEKGYDDSMGARPMKRLIQEQLKKPLAEMILFGELAEEGGTVEISVGDDGSLALHVVSEQPEGCH, from the coding sequence ATGCTTAACAGAGAGTTGGAAGAGACCCTCAGCGCAGCCTTCCGGGTCGCCCGGGACAAGCGGCATGAGTTCATGACGGTCGAGCACTTGTTGCTCGCGTTGCTGGATAATCGCGAAGCTCAGGGGGTGTTGAACGCCTGTGGTGCGGATATTGCGAAGTTGCGTCAATCGCTGACCACCTTTATAGATGAAACCACGCCGCTGCTGCCGGAGAACATTCCGAACATGGAAACTCAGCCAACGCTGGGCTTCCAGCGTGTGCTGCAGCGGGCTGTCTTTCACGTGCAGTCCTCAGGGCGGCATGAGGTCACCGGTGCCAACGTACTGGTGGCGATCTTCAGTGAGCAGGAAAGCCAGGCCGTCTTCGTGCTGCAGCAGCAGGGCGTGGAGCGCATTGATGCGGTGAACTACATCTCCCACGGTATTTCCCGGGTGTCGGATCACGAAGCCCAGGATCACGAAGTGTCGGTGGACTCCGAGGCCGGAGACGACAAGGACAAGAGTGCGCTGTCCAAGTACGCGGTTAACCTCAATATTCTGGCGCAGCAGGGGCGTATCGATCCGCTGGTGGGGCGCGATGCCGAGGTTGAGCGGGTTATCCAGATTCTGTCACGCCGACGCAAAAACAACCCGCTGCTGGTGGGCGAGGCCGGGGTGGGCAAAACGGCGATTGCCGAGGGTCTGGCAAAGCTGATTGTCGAGGAGCAGGTACCTTCGGTGATCGCCGACAGCGTGGTCTACTCGCTGGATCTCGGGGCTCTGCTGGCCGGTACCAAGTACCGTGGCGATTTCGAAAAGCGCCTCAAGGCGCTGCTTGGCGAAATTCGCAGCCAGGAGCACTCGATTCTCTTTATTGACGAAATTCATACCATTATCGGTGCAGGCGCGGCATCGGGTGGTTCCATGGATGCCTCCAACCTGCTGAAGCCCATGCTGAGCTCCGGCGAGATTCGCTGCATCGGCTCGACGACCTATCAGGAGTTTCGCGGCATTTTCGAGAAAGACCGCGCCCTGGCGCGTCGATTCCAGAAAATTGATGTGCTGGAACCCAGCGTGCTGGATACCTACCAGATTCTCAAGGGTCTGAAAAACCGATTCGAGCAGCATCACCAGCTCAAGTACACCGATGCGGCATTGCGCGCAGCCTCCGAGTTGGCGGATCGCTATATCAACGACAAGCACATGCCTGACAAGGCCATTGATGTGATTGATGAGGCCGGTGCCTACCAGCGCCTGATGCCCGAAGAAAGTCGCACCCTGCTGATCGATGTTCCCGAGGTTGAGATCGTGGTGGCCAAGATCGCCCGTATCCCGCCGAAAAGCGTGTCCGCGTCCGACAAGGACCTGCTCAAGAAGCTCGACTCCAACCTCAAGATGGTTGTCCTGGGGCAGGAGCAGGCCATCGATACGCTGTCGTCGGCGATCAAGCTGTCCCGCGCGGGGCTCAAGGAAGCCAACAAGCCGGTGGGCTGTTTCCTCTTTGCCGGCCCCACCGGTGTCGGCAAGACCGAGGTGACCTCGCAGCTGGCGCGTATTCTGGGTATCGAGCTGGTGCGTTTTGATATGTCGGAATACATGGAGCGCCACACGGTGTCACGCCTGATCGGTGCGCCTCCGGGCTACGTCGGGTACGATCAGGGCGGTTTGCTGACCGAGGCTGTGACCAAGTCACCGCACTGTGTGCTGCTGCTCGACGAAATCGAGAAGGCGCATCCCGAGGTGTTCAACCTGCTGTTGCAGGTGATGGACAACGGTACCCTTACGGATAACAACGGCCGCAAGGCGGACTTCCGCAATGTGATCATGGTGATGACCACCAATGCCGGCGCCGAGGCCATGACGCGGCCGTCCATTGGTTTCACGCACCAGAATCATGCCAGTGACGGCATGGCAGCGATCCGCCGCATGTTCACGCCGGAATTCCGAAACCGCCTGGATGGCATCATTCAGTTCAAGTCACTGTCGCCGGAGATTATCCGCGGCGTGGTCGACAAGTTTCTCACGGAGCTGCAGGCGCAGCTGGATGAGAAAAAGGTTGTGCTGCATGTCGATGATTCGGCCTGTGCCTGGCTGGCTGAAAAGGGCTATGACGACTCTATGGGTGCCCGCCCGATGAAGCGCCTGATTCAGGAGCAGCTGAAAAAGCCGCTGGCCGAGATGATCCTGTTTGGCGAGCTGGCCGAAGAAGGGGGTACGGTCGAAATCAGTGTCGGTGATGACGGCAGCTTGGCGTTGCACGTGGTGTCGGAGCAGCCGGAAGGCTGTCACTGA
- the infA gene encoding translation initiation factor IF-1 produces MAKEDSIEMEGTVIDTLPNTMFRVELENGHVVTAHISGKMRKNYIRILTGDKVKVELTPYDLSKGRIVYRAR; encoded by the coding sequence ATGGCCAAAGAAGATAGCATTGAAATGGAAGGCACCGTTATCGACACGCTGCCGAACACCATGTTTCGCGTAGAACTCGAGAACGGTCACGTTGTGACAGCACACATTTCCGGCAAAATGCGCAAAAACTACATCCGCATTCTGACCGGCGACAAAGTCAAAGTCGAACTGACGCCCTACGACCTGAGCAAGGGTCGCATCGTCTACCGCGCTCGCTGA
- the clpS gene encoding ATP-dependent Clp protease adapter ClpS → MSSSVSVRLSSDNDNDGHDEQHGDHNSGLATEEAKPKLKRPPMYRVVLMNDDYTPMDFVIEVLMIFFALDQEKATQIMLAVHTQGKGVCGIYTRDVAETKAAQVNQYSRENKHPLLCEVESV, encoded by the coding sequence ATGAGCAGTTCCGTATCAGTCAGGCTATCGTCTGATAATGACAACGATGGGCATGATGAGCAGCATGGCGATCACAATTCAGGTTTGGCGACCGAAGAGGCGAAACCCAAGCTGAAACGCCCGCCCATGTATCGGGTGGTGCTGATGAATGATGATTACACGCCCATGGATTTTGTAATCGAGGTGTTGATGATTTTTTTCGCGCTGGATCAGGAAAAAGCGACACAGATCATGTTGGCCGTCCATACTCAGGGTAAGGGCGTTTGTGGTATCTACACGCGAGATGTGGCTGAAACTAAAGCTGCACAAGTGAATCAATACTCAAGGGAAAACAAGCATCCCTTGCTGTGTGAAGTCGAGAGCGTCTGA